Proteins encoded by one window of Govania unica:
- the nudC gene encoding NAD(+) diphosphatase, with product MAAAQSTMAFTGNSLDRAETRRADAAWLKALEQDGRSRALAFSNLSPRLSDDRLDWQPLSGFAADLPKVFLGLIGDSACYAVDVGDQDMPELYTDARTAAAILPVDESAIVAQGRSLLDWHARHGFCAMCGSRTEIRKGGLQRVCRSDSCQAEHFPRVDPVVIMLVTRGDHCLMGRQSRFPPGMVSALAGFMEPGETIEETVRREVHEETAVPVGEVRYVMSQPWPFPSNLMIGCLAEGLDDKITIDPQELESAGWYSRADVQAAFADDPSAGFTIPQPVAVAHHLLKAWLAE from the coding sequence GTGGCAGCAGCCCAATCGACCATGGCGTTCACAGGTAATTCCCTAGACCGGGCCGAGACGCGGCGGGCCGATGCCGCATGGCTCAAGGCTTTGGAGCAGGACGGCCGGAGCCGGGCGCTCGCTTTCTCCAACCTCTCCCCAAGGCTCAGCGATGACCGGCTGGACTGGCAGCCGCTCAGCGGATTTGCCGCAGATCTACCCAAAGTCTTCCTCGGGCTCATAGGTGATTCGGCCTGTTATGCTGTCGATGTGGGCGATCAGGACATGCCCGAACTCTATACCGACGCCCGCACGGCGGCGGCCATCCTGCCGGTGGACGAAAGCGCCATCGTGGCGCAGGGTCGGTCGCTCCTCGACTGGCACGCCCGCCACGGCTTTTGCGCCATGTGCGGATCGCGCACCGAAATCCGGAAGGGCGGCCTTCAACGCGTCTGCCGCTCGGACAGCTGCCAGGCTGAGCATTTTCCCCGTGTCGATCCGGTGGTGATCATGCTGGTGACCCGTGGCGATCACTGCCTCATGGGCCGCCAGTCCCGCTTTCCCCCCGGCATGGTCTCGGCCCTTGCGGGCTTCATGGAGCCCGGGGAAACCATCGAGGAAACTGTCCGCCGCGAGGTCCACGAGGAAACCGCCGTGCCGGTGGGCGAGGTCCGCTATGTCATGAGCCAGCCCTGGCCGTTCCCGTCGAACCTGATGATCGGCTGCCTGGCCGAGGGACTGGATGACAAAATCACCATCGACCCGCAGGAACTCGAATCCGCCGGATGGTACAGCCGTGCCGACGTGCAGGCAGCCTTCGCGGATGACCCATCGGCCGGATTCACGATCCCCCAACCGGTAGCGGTGGCGCACCATCTGTTAAAGGCCTGGCTTGCGGAGTGA
- a CDS encoding DNA recombination protein RmuC: MDVTLGVMLGGFAVILLFGIFLWLRADRSRLEDRLRLEQVTHMAQSLDVTNRELMGRLAQLAESQNQSSAALTKTLETRLDSVTLRMGESLEKSATTTAKTIGELQTRLTVIDEAQKRIAELSGQVVGLQDILANKQARGAFGEIQLNAIVQNALPPSAYAFQVVLSNGKRADCIIHLPNPPGSIVVDAKFPLESYHLLRAATDPASRTVAERQFTTDILKHVAAISDRYILEGETAESALMFLPSEAIYAELHANFPAVLEKSYAARVWIVSPTTLMATLNTVRAVLKDARMREQAHVIQREVRTLLTDVGRLAKRVENLTTHFGQAQKDITEITTSANKITARGERIEELQLEEPEVTAVVAPARAALELS; the protein is encoded by the coding sequence ATGGATGTGACCTTGGGTGTGATGCTCGGTGGTTTCGCAGTGATTCTGCTGTTCGGGATCTTCCTGTGGCTGCGCGCGGACCGTAGTCGGCTCGAAGACCGCCTGCGGCTGGAACAGGTCACCCACATGGCACAGTCCCTTGATGTCACCAACAGGGAACTGATGGGCCGCCTCGCCCAGCTGGCCGAAAGCCAGAACCAAAGCTCGGCCGCGCTCACAAAGACGCTCGAAACCCGGCTCGACAGCGTCACCCTGCGCATGGGCGAAAGCCTTGAAAAATCAGCCACTACCACGGCCAAGACCATCGGCGAGCTGCAAACCCGGCTGACCGTCATCGACGAGGCACAAAAACGCATCGCCGAGCTGTCCGGTCAGGTGGTCGGGCTTCAGGATATTCTCGCGAACAAACAGGCGCGCGGCGCGTTCGGGGAAATCCAGCTGAACGCCATCGTGCAGAACGCCCTGCCGCCCTCGGCCTATGCTTTTCAGGTCGTGCTATCGAACGGCAAGCGCGCCGATTGCATCATTCATCTGCCGAACCCGCCGGGTTCGATCGTGGTCGACGCCAAATTCCCGCTCGAAAGCTATCACCTGCTGCGCGCCGCGACCGACCCCGCTTCGCGTACTGTGGCCGAGCGGCAGTTCACAACCGATATCCTGAAACATGTGGCCGCCATCTCGGACCGCTACATTCTTGAAGGCGAAACGGCGGAATCCGCCTTGATGTTCCTGCCAAGCGAGGCGATCTACGCCGAGCTTCACGCGAATTTCCCGGCGGTGCTTGAAAAATCCTATGCCGCGCGGGTGTGGATCGTCTCACCCACAACCCTGATGGCCACCCTGAACACCGTGCGCGCGGTCCTGAAAGACGCCCGCATGCGCGAACAAGCCCATGTCATTCAGCGCGAGGTGCGCACGCTTCTGACCGACGTAGGCCGGCTCGCCAAGCGGGTGGAAAATCTCACGACCCATTTCGGTCAGGCACAAAAAGACATCACGGAAATCACCACCTCCGCCAACAAAATCACAGCCCGCGGCGAACGGATCGAGGAATTGCAACTCGAAGAACCGGAAGTCACAGCGGTGGTTGCTCCGGCACGAGCGGCGCTGGAATTGAGCTGA
- a CDS encoding YbaB/EbfC family nucleoid-associated protein, whose translation MKNIGQMMKQAQQMQERMQAMQEELAHFEITGSAGGGLVTVTLNGKGVLSALKIDPSLVTPDEVEVVEDLIKAAHADARTKVDAYTSEQMSKLTGGLQLPPGFKMPF comes from the coding sequence ATGAAGAACATCGGCCAGATGATGAAGCAGGCGCAGCAAATGCAAGAGCGTATGCAGGCCATGCAGGAAGAACTCGCTCATTTCGAGATCACTGGCAGCGCCGGTGGCGGGCTTGTGACCGTCACCCTCAACGGCAAGGGCGTGCTGTCGGCGCTGAAAATCGATCCGTCGCTTGTGACCCCGGACGAAGTTGAAGTGGTCGAGGACCTGATCAAGGCCGCCCATGCCGACGCCCGCACCAAGGTTGACGCTTACACCAGCGAACAGATGTCCAAACTGACCGGTGGCCTGCAACTGCCGCCCGGGTTCAAGATGCCGTTCTGA
- a CDS encoding DNA polymerase III subunit gamma/tau gives MTDEAGFMAAPESEGPYRVLARKYRPKTFSELIGQDAMVKTLANAIASGRLAHAFILTGVRGVGKTSTARLIARALNCIGPDGQGGPTVDPCGVCPQCVAIAESRHVDVLEMDAASRTGVDDIREIIEGVRYSPVSARFKIYIIDEVHMLTRNAFNALLKTLEEPPEHVKFLFATTEIRKVPVTVLSRCQRFDLRRVEAQTLTNHFRAICGKEGANVDDKALALISRAAEGSVRDGLSLLDQAIAHGAGQVSEDMVRDMLGLADRAQILDLYRAIMAGAVDSALGNLRTQYNLGVDPVVILQDLLELTHWITRLKVVPDAGEDSITSESERLIGGELARDLSIPILTRAWQMLIKGLEETRISPSPIAAAEMVVIRLCYVADLPNPGDLVKKLTQGGFSGGAAGNGGGGGGYVPSGGGAARAQNLAINVQAAPDSVPMASAGPRSFAEVVALLENNKEGTLAHHLTVNVHLVKFTPGLLDIRLRPECASDVPNKLSAKLRELTGRPWIITISQESGDQSLKEKDVAHKAKLRSEAEANPLVREILTAFPGADITDIRVRTDNDEHDLDSLILPDGSDDDMFGLDD, from the coding sequence ATGACCGATGAAGCCGGTTTCATGGCCGCCCCCGAATCAGAGGGTCCCTACCGGGTTCTCGCTCGCAAATACCGGCCAAAAACCTTTTCCGAGCTGATCGGCCAGGACGCCATGGTCAAGACCCTGGCGAACGCCATCGCCAGCGGCCGCCTGGCCCATGCCTTCATCCTGACCGGCGTGCGCGGGGTGGGCAAAACCTCCACCGCCCGGCTGATCGCCCGCGCCCTCAACTGCATCGGCCCCGACGGACAGGGTGGCCCGACCGTCGATCCTTGCGGCGTCTGCCCGCAATGCGTCGCCATTGCCGAATCGCGGCATGTGGACGTGCTTGAAATGGATGCCGCGAGCCGCACTGGCGTCGACGACATCCGCGAGATCATCGAAGGCGTGCGCTACAGCCCAGTCTCGGCACGGTTCAAGATCTATATCATCGACGAAGTGCATATGCTGACCCGGAACGCCTTCAATGCGTTGCTCAAGACGCTTGAGGAACCGCCGGAGCATGTGAAATTCCTGTTCGCCACCACGGAAATCCGCAAGGTTCCGGTGACCGTGCTGTCGCGCTGCCAGCGTTTTGACCTGCGCCGGGTCGAGGCCCAGACGCTCACCAACCATTTCCGCGCCATCTGCGGGAAGGAAGGGGCCAATGTCGACGACAAGGCGCTCGCCCTGATCTCCCGCGCCGCCGAAGGCTCCGTGCGTGACGGTCTGTCGCTGCTGGATCAGGCCATCGCCCATGGCGCCGGTCAGGTCAGCGAAGACATGGTGCGCGACATGCTCGGCCTCGCCGACCGGGCGCAGATCCTTGATCTTTATCGCGCCATTATGGCCGGGGCCGTGGATAGTGCGCTTGGCAACCTCCGGACCCAGTATAATCTTGGGGTCGATCCCGTGGTCATTCTGCAGGATCTGCTGGAACTGACCCATTGGATCACCCGGCTTAAGGTCGTGCCTGACGCCGGGGAGGATTCCATCACCTCCGAAAGCGAACGCCTCATCGGCGGCGAGCTGGCCCGTGATCTCTCCATCCCTATCCTGACCCGGGCCTGGCAGATGCTGATCAAGGGGCTGGAGGAAACGCGGATTTCGCCAAGCCCCATCGCCGCCGCCGAAATGGTGGTGATCCGGCTCTGTTATGTGGCCGATCTACCCAATCCGGGCGATCTGGTGAAAAAACTTACCCAGGGCGGCTTCAGCGGAGGCGCGGCGGGGAATGGCGGCGGAGGCGGCGGTTATGTGCCATCCGGCGGCGGTGCGGCACGGGCCCAGAATCTGGCCATCAATGTGCAGGCTGCGCCGGATAGCGTGCCCATGGCGTCCGCGGGACCGCGCAGTTTCGCCGAGGTGGTGGCACTTCTGGAAAACAACAAGGAAGGTACACTGGCCCACCATCTGACGGTCAATGTGCATCTGGTGAAGTTTACCCCGGGGCTCCTTGATATCCGTTTGCGCCCCGAATGCGCGTCTGATGTGCCGAACAAACTCTCGGCCAAGCTGCGGGAGCTCACCGGGCGGCCCTGGATCATCACCATTTCGCAGGAAAGCGGCGACCAGAGCCTCAAGGAAAAAGACGTTGCCCATAAAGCCAAGTTGCGTTCGGAAGCGGAAGCCAACCCGCTGGTGCGTGAGATTCTGACGGCCTTTCCCGGGGCCGACATTACCGATATCCGCGTCCGCACGGACAATGACGAGCATGATCTCGACAGTCTCATCCTGCCCGACGGCAGCGATGACGACATGTTCGGGCTTGATGACTAA
- the def gene encoding peptide deformylase: MAILPILTAPDPRLKTISTPVDKVDDNLRALMDDMVETMYDAPGIGLAAIQVGVAKRILVIDLAPEGEAKDPQYFVNPEIIWTSEDYASWNEGCLSVPEQYADVERPAECKLRFLDYHGQAREIHATGLLATCLQHEMDHLDGILFIDHLSRLKRDMMLRKIKRMVRA, encoded by the coding sequence ATGGCCATACTACCGATTTTGACCGCCCCCGATCCGCGCCTCAAGACCATCTCCACCCCGGTGGACAAGGTCGACGACAACCTGCGCGCGCTGATGGATGACATGGTGGAAACCATGTATGACGCACCCGGCATCGGGCTTGCGGCCATTCAGGTCGGGGTGGCGAAACGCATTCTGGTGATCGACCTTGCCCCCGAAGGCGAGGCGAAGGACCCGCAATATTTCGTCAATCCCGAGATCATCTGGACCTCCGAGGACTATGCGTCCTGGAACGAAGGCTGCCTGTCGGTGCCGGAACAATATGCCGATGTGGAACGCCCGGCCGAATGCAAGCTGCGCTTTCTGGATTATCACGGACAGGCGCGGGAAATCCATGCCACCGGGCTTTTGGCCACCTGCCTGCAGCATGAGATGGATCATCTCGACGGCATTCTGTTCATCGACCATCTGTCGCGGCTGAAACGCGACATGATGCTGCGCAAAATCAAACGCATGGTCCGGGCATGA
- the recR gene encoding recombination mediator RecR, translating into MTDHQQQNDIEALAKLLAKLPGLGPRSARRAVLHLLKKKESLMLPLATALSETAERVGPCAICGNLDSLSPCRICSDARRDKTIICVVEDVSDLWALERAGAFRGQYHVLGGTLSALEGIGPDNLNIRGLIDRVDGGGIREVILATNATVDGQTTAHYLMDKLGRFDLTVSQLAHGVPVGGELDYLDEGTLLAALKSRRPF; encoded by the coding sequence ATGACGGATCATCAGCAACAGAATGATATCGAGGCGCTGGCCAAGCTTTTGGCCAAGCTGCCGGGTCTTGGGCCGCGTTCGGCCCGGCGCGCGGTGCTGCACCTTCTGAAGAAAAAAGAAAGCCTGATGCTGCCGCTTGCGACGGCCCTGTCGGAAACCGCGGAACGGGTCGGCCCCTGCGCAATCTGCGGCAATCTCGATAGCCTGAGCCCCTGCCGCATCTGCAGCGATGCGCGCCGCGACAAAACCATCATCTGCGTGGTCGAGGATGTGAGCGACCTTTGGGCGCTGGAGCGCGCCGGGGCTTTTCGCGGGCAATATCATGTGCTTGGCGGAACATTATCGGCGCTTGAGGGCATCGGCCCTGACAATCTCAATATCCGCGGCCTGATCGACCGCGTCGACGGCGGCGGCATCCGCGAAGTCATCCTCGCCACCAACGCCACGGTAGACGGCCAGACCACCGCCCATTACCTGATGGACAAGCTTGGTCGCTTCGACCTCACGGTGTCCCAACTGGCCCACGGCGTGCCGGTGGGTGGGGAGCTGGATTACCTGGATGAAGGCACACTGCTTGCGGCGCTGAAAAGCCGGCGGCCGTTCTGA
- a CDS encoding prephenate dehydratase, with product MTTSDPATRIAFQGALGANSDMACRQVFPAMTPLPCATFADALQAVEDGQALYGMIPIENSIAGRVADLHQLLPHSKLHIIGEHFMRINHQLLAPKGATLATLREVHSHVQALDQCRETMRRLGLTAIVHADTAGAAKEIAALNDPTVGALASSLAGEIYGLDLIQANMEDATHNTTRFIIMSRADAIPDPRNGPTMMSFMFEVRNVPAALYKAMGGFATNGINITKLESYQLGGAFTATQFFAEIEGHPSERRVELAMEELAFFTRRIRVYGAYPAHNYRFQQ from the coding sequence ATGACCACCTCAGATCCCGCAACCCGCATCGCCTTCCAGGGCGCACTTGGCGCCAATTCCGACATGGCCTGCCGTCAGGTTTTTCCCGCCATGACGCCGCTGCCCTGCGCCACTTTTGCGGATGCCCTGCAGGCGGTCGAAGACGGTCAGGCGCTCTATGGCATGATCCCGATCGAAAACTCCATCGCCGGGCGCGTGGCCGATCTCCATCAGCTTTTGCCACATTCAAAGCTGCACATCATCGGCGAGCATTTCATGCGCATCAATCACCAGTTGCTGGCTCCGAAGGGCGCGACACTTGCAACTCTGCGCGAAGTGCACAGCCATGTGCAGGCGCTGGACCAATGCCGGGAGACGATGCGGCGGCTAGGCCTCACCGCTATCGTCCATGCGGATACTGCGGGCGCGGCCAAAGAAATCGCCGCCCTCAACGATCCAACCGTTGGTGCCCTCGCCTCCTCGCTTGCCGGGGAAATCTATGGCCTCGATCTTATCCAGGCCAATATGGAGGACGCGACACATAACACCACGCGCTTCATCATCATGTCCCGCGCCGACGCCATCCCGGACCCGCGCAACGGCCCGACCATGATGAGCTTCATGTTCGAAGTGCGGAACGTGCCGGCGGCGCTGTATAAGGCCATGGGCGGATTCGCGACCAACGGCATCAATATCACCAAGCTTGAAAGTTATCAGCTGGGTGGCGCCTTCACCGCGACACAGTTTTTCGCCGAGATTGAGGGCCATCCTTCGGAACGCCGGGTTGAGCTCGCCATGGAGGAACTGGCGTTCTTCACCCGGCGGATCAGGGTTTATGGCGCTTATCCGGCGCATAATTACAGGTTTCAGCAGTAG